A region from the Oceanidesulfovibrio marinus genome encodes:
- a CDS encoding N-acyl amino acid synthase FeeM domain-containing protein — protein sequence MPLPPPSDEDRRRSIRLRRSTLTTLRLEGIDRPSITIATKGEDLLQAFRLVRQEYGRMGYIQGNGTYHFSVYNLLPETCVYVFKSYDTVIASLTQVFDSPEFGLPMDSLYGEELDALRNRGRSVSELTCFVTSRDLRWRNLMTYLCKAMFVYSKQVGVDDLCIMVNPRHVPFYKRIFLFDDFGPERHYEQVNAPAVALRIDMHDIDARLEEKYSGFAFETDLHTFFCRMHAPSDAIVKGCAPGRKNAALPTGMVRRLLGDSDSLRCQLSDEQGALLESLYPGVCFFD from the coding sequence ATGCCTTTGCCTCCCCCTTCCGATGAAGACCGCCGTCGTTCCATCCGTCTTCGTCGTTCCACACTCACCACGCTCAGGCTGGAGGGCATCGACCGCCCCAGCATCACAATCGCTACCAAGGGCGAGGACCTGTTGCAGGCTTTTCGTCTGGTGCGGCAGGAGTATGGGAGAATGGGCTACATCCAGGGCAACGGTACGTACCACTTCAGTGTATACAACCTTTTGCCCGAGACATGCGTTTACGTCTTCAAGTCTTATGACACGGTGATCGCCAGCCTGACCCAGGTGTTCGATTCGCCGGAGTTCGGGCTGCCCATGGACTCGCTGTACGGCGAGGAGCTGGATGCGTTGCGGAATCGCGGGCGAAGCGTCTCGGAGCTCACCTGCTTTGTCACATCGCGCGATCTGCGCTGGCGCAACCTTATGACGTATCTCTGCAAGGCCATGTTCGTGTACTCGAAACAGGTGGGCGTGGACGACCTCTGCATCATGGTAAATCCCAGGCATGTCCCCTTTTACAAACGAATTTTTCTGTTCGATGATTTCGGACCGGAGCGGCACTACGAGCAGGTGAATGCGCCGGCAGTGGCTTTGCGAATCGACATGCACGACATCGATGCCAGGCTGGAGGAAAAATACTCGGGCTTCGCGTTTGAAACCGACCTGCACACCTTCTTCTGCCGGATGCACGCGCCCTCGGATGCGATTGTCAAAGGATGCGCTCCAGGCAGGAAGAACGCCGCCCTGCCCACGGGCATGGTCCGCCGCCTGCTGGGCGACTCGGACAGCCTGCGCTGCCAGCTGAGCGACGAGCAGGGCGCGCTTCTGGAGTCCCTATATCCCGGAGTGTGCTTCTTCGATTAA
- a CDS encoding FAD-binding oxidoreductase, protein MQIEPFLSELRDRIRHQHVSHDDAVLRELSTNTLGLERRILARIRPQSTQDVVLAVAAAGRHGVPLYPISRGWNIGYGSKTPVLDDCAVLDLSGMNAIREYDPVLGAVVVEPGVSQRQLHQFLVDRNAPHMMDATGAGLEASIIGNVLEGGFGHTPYGNHREHFSDAEVVLGNGTVLRTGRFPDLGPDLKGIFVQSNFGVVTALRLPLLPRPAHYESFIIRIDADAGLEALTDRLRQLRQEGVVTSCVHMANATRYLVSSRPCPPEFANTIITSPDAVRIMSTRLLKVGFWNAAGGLYGLKGSVSAAKRRMREVFKGIGEVRFFSNAKLRRLMQVTGKLDAMGFSTGRQLQQSLESFKHIHELMQGVPTDEPYRNIRWRVAEHGDLGLIWFSPVLDATGEMARAAVELARPLFRTHGFEMPLTMTLVTPDRIVGIFNIAFDLHDETQRGQAHELYYALKTRFSEQGIRTYRSALLGMTDLEYDEAKRQVLSDIKSALDPHGVIAPGRYAIDGRRGRGRNQD, encoded by the coding sequence ATGCAGATCGAACCTTTCCTCTCGGAACTCCGCGACCGGATCAGACACCAGCACGTATCGCACGATGACGCCGTGCTCCGCGAGCTCTCCACCAACACGTTGGGACTGGAGCGCCGGATCCTCGCCCGCATCCGGCCCCAAAGCACGCAGGACGTGGTTCTCGCCGTGGCCGCCGCCGGAAGGCATGGTGTGCCGCTCTACCCCATCAGCCGCGGCTGGAACATTGGCTACGGCTCCAAAACGCCTGTGCTGGACGACTGCGCCGTGCTCGACCTCTCGGGCATGAACGCCATCCGAGAGTACGATCCTGTGCTCGGCGCGGTGGTGGTGGAGCCCGGCGTCTCCCAGCGCCAGCTCCATCAATTCCTGGTGGATCGCAACGCGCCCCACATGATGGACGCCACTGGCGCCGGCCTGGAAGCGAGCATCATAGGCAACGTCCTGGAGGGCGGGTTCGGTCACACCCCGTACGGCAACCACCGCGAGCACTTCAGCGACGCCGAGGTGGTCCTGGGCAACGGCACTGTCCTAAGAACCGGCCGCTTCCCGGATCTGGGCCCAGACCTCAAGGGCATCTTCGTACAGTCCAACTTCGGTGTGGTCACGGCGCTGCGCCTGCCGCTCCTGCCAAGGCCTGCGCACTACGAGTCCTTCATCATCAGGATAGACGCCGACGCCGGGCTGGAAGCGCTCACGGACCGCCTGCGCCAGCTGCGGCAGGAGGGCGTGGTCACAAGCTGCGTGCACATGGCCAACGCCACGCGCTACCTCGTCTCCTCCCGCCCCTGCCCGCCGGAGTTCGCAAACACGATCATCACCAGCCCGGACGCGGTGCGGATCATGAGCACCCGGCTGTTGAAGGTTGGCTTCTGGAACGCGGCCGGCGGTCTGTATGGGCTGAAAGGATCGGTCAGCGCGGCCAAACGGCGCATGCGCGAGGTGTTCAAAGGCATCGGCGAGGTCCGCTTCTTCTCAAACGCCAAGCTCCGCCGCCTGATGCAGGTGACAGGCAAGCTGGACGCCATGGGCTTTTCGACAGGAAGGCAGCTCCAGCAGAGCCTCGAATCATTCAAGCACATCCACGAGCTCATGCAGGGCGTGCCCACGGACGAGCCGTACCGAAACATCCGCTGGCGCGTGGCCGAGCACGGCGACCTGGGGTTGATCTGGTTCTCGCCAGTCCTGGACGCCACCGGCGAAATGGCGCGCGCCGCCGTGGAGCTGGCGCGGCCGCTGTTCCGCACGCACGGGTTCGAGATGCCGTTGACCATGACCCTGGTCACGCCGGACCGGATTGTCGGTATTTTTAACATCGCCTTCGACCTGCACGACGAGACCCAGCGCGGCCAGGCCCACGAACTGTATTACGCACTGAAAACGCGTTTCTCGGAGCAGGGAATCCGCACCTACCGCTCCGCACTCCTGGGAATGACGGACCTGGAGTATGATGAAGCAAAACGGCAGGTCCTCTCGGACATCAAGAGCGCGCTCGACCCGCACGGCGTCATCGCTCCCGGCCGGTACGCCATTGATGGCCGGAGGGGCCGGGGCCGGAACCAGGATTAA
- a CDS encoding choice-of-anchor C family PEP-CTERM protein: MIRKFSSSIVAVSLRYLFQKRIALSIFVCMLLSPALAMAAPIYGQNIVLNGGFESGDYIDNGRGFMELGAGTSYLDNWTITSGSVDWIEGYWTPQEPIKSIDINGSNGGTLLQDLQTEAGFTYGVNFWLAGNPAGGDSLKNLAVELYSPYNQLLYSFDTSGYTLGDMGWTEFNFFFTATGDSTTLVFRSLESGAYGPALDNVSVAATPEPATLFLLGSGLFGLGLIRRRRRV, encoded by the coding sequence ATGATCAGGAAGTTCAGCAGTTCCATTGTCGCGGTCTCGTTGAGATATCTGTTCCAGAAACGGATAGCCCTCTCCATTTTCGTCTGTATGCTCCTGTCACCGGCTCTCGCCATGGCAGCGCCGATATATGGCCAGAACATCGTGCTCAACGGCGGTTTCGAATCGGGTGATTATATCGATAATGGTAGAGGGTTCATGGAGCTGGGTGCCGGCACCTCGTATCTGGACAACTGGACGATCACCAGCGGTTCCGTCGATTGGATCGAAGGCTACTGGACGCCGCAGGAACCGATCAAGAGCATCGACATCAATGGCAGCAACGGCGGCACGCTTTTGCAGGATCTTCAGACCGAGGCCGGTTTTACCTATGGAGTGAACTTCTGGCTCGCCGGGAACCCTGCGGGCGGGGACAGTTTGAAGAACCTCGCGGTTGAGTTGTACTCACCGTATAATCAATTGCTCTACAGCTTCGATACGTCAGGCTACACCCTGGGCGACATGGGGTGGACCGAGTTCAACTTCTTCTTCACAGCAACCGGGGATTCGACCACACTTGTCTTCAGGTCTCTGGAGAGTGGCGCCTACGGACCGGCCCTGGATAATGTGAGCGTCGCCGCGACTCCGGAACCGGCCACCCTGTTCCTGCTCGGCAGCGGGCTGTTCGGCCTGGGTCTCATCCGACGCCGCCGCCGTGTGTAG
- a CDS encoding ArnT family glycosyltransferase, whose amino-acid sequence MSTRAIKISALVAGGIVLSVVLFVCSLQWGPGVHYDSIYYMNGADNISAGKGYTASFAGEHAKTITTFPPLTSYVLSIFENLGNLKYAVVNSLFFCIFFITSYFTIKQFSNGKDTYLVIALFAACISPPVLDAFSWIQSEVVFLPAVFLSIYGLSKYCSKGKYRNLIWSGAFMGLALMTRYAGAIVALSVTPSILLAGKTTIGRRIKNAVVFLALSFLPLAMYFIWHVHGKNPASTRPFDFKAIGAEKLMQLVYTLDGSFVPGSDRFRVFTGQEYVVLFAIIMVLLALFVSRRKELTLSRQAESGLLPYFLVVFVYPLLLIILMATMDSTLVLDMRLLSVSIISLYVVLFYLSKKYVGKKLFKSIAMFLVLVFVIHYAGFMYYFYDNGRGDVSRKYINTKIVNIILNDNGVVYTNKIQAGYYLVGKRARPDKQLLSGNGSSEHGLLLCFASEDSLVLSSMKWSSQRDCEVPREAVHVVDGDYVDLYSIN is encoded by the coding sequence ATGAGTACACGAGCAATAAAAATATCTGCACTGGTAGCCGGTGGCATTGTGCTGTCAGTTGTTTTATTTGTTTGTTCGCTACAATGGGGACCTGGTGTACACTACGATTCAATTTATTATATGAATGGTGCAGACAATATTTCAGCTGGTAAAGGTTATACAGCGTCATTTGCAGGCGAACACGCAAAGACAATCACCACATTTCCTCCTCTTACATCATATGTTCTGAGCATTTTTGAAAATCTCGGAAATTTAAAGTATGCAGTCGTAAACTCATTATTTTTCTGTATATTTTTTATTACTTCGTATTTTACAATAAAGCAATTTTCTAATGGCAAAGATACGTATCTAGTAATTGCATTATTTGCTGCTTGCATCTCACCTCCAGTTCTCGATGCGTTTTCGTGGATTCAGAGTGAAGTGGTATTTCTGCCAGCTGTATTTCTGTCGATATATGGATTGTCTAAATATTGTTCTAAAGGGAAGTATCGTAACTTGATATGGTCAGGTGCTTTCATGGGACTTGCCCTTATGACACGATATGCCGGAGCGATAGTCGCATTGTCTGTGACGCCATCGATATTATTGGCAGGAAAAACAACCATTGGACGTAGAATTAAGAATGCTGTTGTATTTTTAGCGTTGTCGTTCCTGCCGTTGGCCATGTATTTTATCTGGCACGTGCACGGCAAGAATCCGGCAAGCACTCGGCCGTTCGACTTCAAAGCCATAGGCGCGGAGAAGTTGATGCAGTTGGTGTATACGTTGGATGGTTCATTCGTACCCGGCTCAGATCGTTTTCGTGTGTTTACGGGACAGGAATACGTAGTTTTATTCGCAATCATCATGGTGCTGCTCGCACTATTCGTCAGTCGCAGAAAAGAACTGACTCTTTCTAGACAGGCCGAAAGCGGACTTCTTCCATATTTTCTTGTCGTTTTTGTCTATCCTTTGTTGTTGATTATTCTGATGGCAACCATGGACAGTACGCTTGTTCTCGATATGCGGTTGCTTTCTGTCAGTATTATTTCATTATATGTTGTTCTGTTTTACCTGAGCAAAAAGTATGTTGGTAAAAAATTATTCAAAAGTATTGCCATGTTTTTGGTGTTGGTTTTTGTCATACATTATGCGGGATTTATGTATTATTTTTATGATAATGGGCGCGGTGATGTTTCTAGGAAGTATATAAATACCAAAATAGTAAATATCATTTTGAATGATAATGGCGTTGTGTATACGAATAAGATACAGGCTGGATATTATCTGGTTGGGAAACGAGCTCGACCAGATAAGCAACTATTGAGTGGGAATGGTTCGAGCGAGCATGGATTGTTGCTCTGTTTTGCGTCTGAAGATTCTTTGGTCTTGAGTAGCATGAAATGGTCTTCGCAACGAGACTGCGAAGTACCGCGCGAAGCCGTACACGTGGTTGATGGCGACTATGTGGACTTGTATTCCATCAATTGA
- a CDS encoding exosortase C-terminal domain/associated protein EpsI, protein MTAFSRRPYLLSVLVLLPVVLFIHLHENVAVPQVRSFDEFPASLGDWRQAGSETFSAETLDILHPTAYLSRFYVGPNGERVHLYLGYHGKGGIHSPRNCLLGSGWFQESRTEKTVNNIDGSPIHLVETVLSKGNVRMLMLYWFQMRDKTMQSEYALKIQEIINSALYSRRDESFVRISVEFLDDAEGAQKAAYGFLKAFQPVTKMFVPR, encoded by the coding sequence ATGACAGCGTTTTCCAGAAGGCCCTATCTGCTCTCGGTTTTGGTGCTGCTGCCGGTAGTTCTGTTTATCCATCTGCATGAGAACGTGGCGGTGCCCCAGGTTCGATCCTTCGACGAGTTCCCGGCCAGCCTTGGGGATTGGCGCCAGGCCGGCAGCGAGACCTTTTCCGCGGAGACGCTGGATATCCTGCATCCCACCGCCTACCTCTCCCGTTTCTATGTAGGCCCCAACGGCGAACGCGTTCATCTGTACCTCGGTTATCATGGAAAAGGCGGCATCCACTCGCCCCGCAACTGCCTGCTGGGTAGCGGCTGGTTCCAGGAAAGCCGAACTGAAAAAACCGTGAACAACATCGACGGTTCGCCGATCCACCTCGTCGAGACGGTGCTCTCCAAAGGCAACGTGCGCATGCTGATGCTCTACTGGTTCCAGATGCGCGATAAAACCATGCAGAGCGAGTATGCCCTGAAGATCCAGGAAATCATCAACTCGGCGCTCTACAGCCGCCGTGACGAAAGCTTCGTGCGCATCAGCGTGGAATTCCTGGATGACGCGGAAGGCGCACAAAAAGCCGCCTATGGTTTCCTGAAGGCGTTTCAGCCTGTGACCAAGATGTTTGTTCCGAGGTAG
- the xrtA gene encoding exosortase A — MRSRTPDTAAAGSLAYASLAQVVSRRLPELCLVLALLVALYAGIIPEMVREWSQNENNSHGFIIPLIAAYFLWQRRGRLLDAPVAPNAAGLLVLVLGGLMLSLGYLATEYFTMRASLIVILAGLTLALFGTQTFRVVAFPLFFLVFMIPIPMVIYNAVAFPLKLLVSNVSVWVLKAVGVVVLREGNIIMLPDMVLEVADACSGIRSLVSLLALGVAYAAVLPLRAGHRIALVLSAIPIAIVANIIRVIVTGLLVEYVSPDAARGFFHEFAGMAVFAFALALLLAAGALLCKTRGHSIPEGTQ, encoded by the coding sequence ATGCGCTCAAGAACGCCTGACACCGCCGCCGCAGGCTCTCTCGCGTACGCATCGCTTGCGCAGGTCGTTTCCCGGCGGCTGCCCGAGCTGTGCCTCGTCCTGGCCCTGCTCGTCGCGCTTTACGCCGGCATCATCCCGGAGATGGTGCGGGAATGGAGCCAGAACGAGAACAACTCCCACGGCTTCATCATTCCGCTGATCGCGGCCTACTTCCTGTGGCAACGGCGAGGCCGCCTGCTCGACGCCCCAGTGGCGCCCAACGCCGCCGGGCTGCTCGTTCTCGTCCTCGGCGGGCTGATGCTGAGCCTCGGCTACCTCGCCACCGAGTACTTCACCATGCGCGCCTCCCTTATCGTCATCCTGGCCGGGCTCACCCTGGCTCTGTTCGGTACGCAGACGTTCAGGGTGGTCGCGTTCCCTCTTTTCTTCCTCGTCTTCATGATCCCCATCCCCATGGTGATCTACAACGCCGTGGCGTTCCCGCTGAAGCTGCTGGTCTCCAACGTCTCTGTCTGGGTGCTCAAGGCCGTGGGCGTGGTGGTGTTGCGGGAGGGCAACATCATCATGCTGCCCGACATGGTGCTGGAGGTGGCCGACGCGTGCAGTGGAATCCGCTCCCTGGTATCGCTCCTGGCCCTGGGCGTGGCCTACGCCGCCGTGCTGCCGCTACGCGCCGGACACCGCATCGCTTTGGTGCTATCCGCCATCCCCATCGCCATTGTCGCCAACATCATCCGGGTCATCGTGACCGGACTGCTTGTGGAGTACGTCAGCCCGGATGCGGCGCGGGGGTTCTTCCACGAGTTCGCCGGCATGGCCGTGTTCGCCTTTGCCCTGGCTCTGCTGCTGGCCGCCGGCGCCCTGCTCTGCAAAACGCGCGGTCATTCGATACCGGAGGGGACGCAATGA
- the prsR gene encoding PEP-CTERM-box response regulator transcription factor, which translates to MQNSEHTVLLVDDDDAIRTQLRWGLSKESFTLKLANDRPSALEAQRKLHPKVVALDLGLPPDAGGVSEGLKCLEEMLRVDPFCKVVVITGNDTRDHALAAIASGAYDFYRKPVDLEELRVIIERALHVSGLEEENRQLREQVDAGDSYDIVGDCPAMQDVLETVRKVAGSDIPVLVLGESGTGKELVARALHKASPRGEGPLMVMNCGAIPENLLESEFFGHEKGAFTGAHARVKGKAEYAHQGTLFLDEIGDLPLHMQVKLLRFIEEKRFQRVGGREDIDVDIRLVAATNANIAEVIERGDFREDLYYRLGVVVIHLPPLRERGRDVETLARYFVSRIARETPRRPLDLSPAALEAIRAHSWPGNVRELENKIRRAAILCNGPRIEPGDLDLNGTASHSGSIPGDATLKDARNWLEREMVARSLDQNEGNISLAAKALGISRPTFYDLMKKHALKNA; encoded by the coding sequence ATGCAGAACAGCGAGCACACCGTTCTCCTTGTCGATGACGACGACGCCATCCGCACCCAGTTGCGGTGGGGTCTGTCCAAGGAAAGCTTCACCCTGAAGCTGGCCAATGACCGCCCTTCCGCCCTGGAAGCGCAGCGTAAGCTGCATCCCAAGGTGGTGGCGCTGGACCTGGGGCTGCCGCCCGATGCCGGCGGCGTGAGCGAGGGGCTCAAGTGTCTGGAGGAGATGCTCCGCGTGGACCCCTTCTGCAAGGTCGTCGTAATTACCGGCAATGACACCCGCGACCACGCCCTGGCCGCCATCGCCAGCGGCGCCTACGACTTTTACCGCAAGCCCGTGGACCTGGAGGAGCTGCGCGTGATCATCGAGCGGGCCCTGCATGTGAGCGGCCTGGAGGAGGAAAACCGGCAGCTCCGCGAGCAGGTGGACGCCGGCGACTCCTACGACATCGTGGGCGACTGCCCGGCCATGCAGGACGTGCTGGAGACCGTGCGCAAGGTAGCCGGATCGGACATCCCGGTGCTCGTGCTCGGGGAGTCCGGTACAGGCAAGGAGCTCGTGGCCAGGGCCCTGCACAAGGCCAGTCCGCGCGGCGAGGGGCCGCTCATGGTCATGAACTGCGGCGCCATTCCCGAGAACTTGCTCGAATCCGAGTTCTTCGGCCACGAGAAAGGCGCCTTTACCGGGGCCCACGCCCGCGTGAAGGGCAAGGCCGAGTACGCCCACCAGGGCACGCTGTTCCTGGACGAGATCGGCGACCTGCCCCTGCACATGCAGGTCAAGCTGCTGCGATTTATCGAGGAGAAGCGCTTTCAGCGCGTGGGCGGCCGGGAAGACATCGACGTGGATATCCGGCTGGTGGCCGCCACCAACGCCAACATCGCCGAGGTGATCGAGCGCGGCGACTTCCGCGAGGACCTCTACTACCGCCTCGGCGTGGTCGTTATCCACCTGCCGCCGCTGCGGGAGCGCGGCCGCGACGTGGAGACCCTGGCGCGCTACTTTGTCTCCAGAATCGCACGCGAAACGCCGCGCCGGCCTCTGGACCTCTCCCCGGCGGCCCTGGAGGCCATTCGCGCGCACTCCTGGCCCGGCAATGTGCGCGAGCTTGAAAACAAGATCAGGCGAGCTGCGATCCTCTGCAACGGACCGCGCATCGAGCCTGGGGACCTCGACCTCAACGGGACGGCCAGCCATTCGGGCTCCATCCCCGGCGACGCCACGCTCAAAGATGCGCGAAACTGGCTGGAGCGGGAGATGGTGGCGCGATCCCTGGACCAGAACGAGGGCAACATCTCCCTGGCGGCCAAGGCACTGGGGATCAGCCGGCCCACGTTCTACGACCTGATGAAAAAGCATGCGCTCAAGAACGCCTGA
- the prsK gene encoding XrtA/PEP-CTERM system histidine kinase PrsK — MLYPALAQIAILFATGYLVFAAVWRKKNAVNLALILGVFFLGLLELGTLLQLSGVHGNILLRRIANIGVAGLAPSWFLFSIIFARQNARARISSWRKDVFYVLCLFPLIAAALPAQLLSVAIPQNEPMLITPVTLAWNGALVAAFILILVQLESILANSTHAARWHIKYVLVGSGVIAATQVLLISQTILGKAIDPSLLAIRPATTIIAITLFVFTHVRRDDSVSIYISPRLAYKSLVLFSVGLYLMLLALFHGRQASPLGFMSPSLFIVVVFLGGILLLVVLLSERASRTIRGFIQTHFYTDRYDYRQEWMKFTARISLCKNSADLHHAILFSYCDTFGLVGATLLLPSRGRDAFQDASRIEMDPLECAVPADASLPALLLEERSPMDADALEKRGGDELAELIARHRLSGALPLLSGENLAGIILLGPAIAAGDVFTKEDIDLMTALASQSHTALQNLQLAEELSQAKELEVFGKISASLTHDLKNHVQSLGLILANAKNYIHDPEFQEDMLDSLSTVHSKMIRLIETLRQVPRRSYLELAPHSLKELAHEVRRTLPGANIRIHGQDVAAMADRGELAKVLTNLFLNAVEASKDNGQPPIEVGVTTENGKAVIRVQDQGCGMDQEFIARHLFKPFSSTKGTGLGIGLYQCREIVANHGGRLEVASTPGAGSTFSVHLPLAKLPEAEPKSDIPARTTP; from the coding sequence ATGCTCTACCCCGCCCTTGCGCAAATCGCCATCCTCTTCGCCACAGGCTATCTGGTGTTCGCCGCCGTGTGGCGAAAAAAGAACGCGGTGAATCTCGCGCTCATTCTCGGCGTCTTCTTCCTGGGCCTGCTGGAGCTCGGCACGCTGCTGCAGCTCTCAGGCGTCCATGGGAACATCCTCCTGCGCCGAATAGCCAATATCGGCGTGGCCGGGCTCGCGCCGTCGTGGTTCCTTTTCTCCATCATCTTTGCCAGGCAGAACGCCCGCGCCCGGATATCCTCATGGCGCAAGGATGTCTTCTACGTCCTCTGCCTCTTTCCGCTTATCGCCGCCGCGCTTCCGGCGCAGCTTCTCTCCGTGGCCATCCCACAGAATGAGCCCATGCTGATCACGCCGGTCACGCTGGCCTGGAACGGGGCTCTCGTGGCCGCCTTCATCCTTATACTGGTGCAGCTGGAATCCATCCTTGCCAACTCCACCCATGCAGCGCGCTGGCACATCAAGTACGTCCTGGTCGGCTCCGGCGTCATCGCCGCCACCCAGGTACTGCTTATCAGCCAGACCATCCTGGGCAAGGCCATCGATCCCTCGCTGCTGGCCATCCGGCCCGCCACCACGATCATCGCCATCACCCTCTTCGTGTTCACGCACGTGCGGCGCGACGACTCCGTCAGCATCTACATCTCGCCGCGCCTGGCGTACAAATCCCTGGTGCTGTTCAGCGTAGGCCTCTACCTCATGCTGCTTGCGCTGTTTCACGGCAGGCAGGCTTCGCCGCTGGGCTTCATGTCGCCTTCACTGTTCATTGTCGTGGTCTTCCTGGGCGGCATCCTCCTGCTCGTGGTTTTGCTCTCGGAACGCGCCTCCCGCACCATCCGGGGCTTCATCCAGACACACTTCTACACCGATCGCTACGACTACCGGCAGGAGTGGATGAAGTTTACGGCGCGCATCTCCCTGTGCAAGAACAGCGCGGACCTGCACCACGCCATCCTCTTTTCCTACTGCGACACCTTCGGCCTGGTGGGCGCGACACTTCTGCTGCCTTCCCGCGGCAGGGACGCCTTCCAGGATGCATCGCGCATCGAGATGGACCCGCTGGAATGCGCCGTGCCGGCGGACGCCTCCCTGCCCGCTCTGCTGCTGGAGGAGCGAAGCCCCATGGATGCGGACGCTCTGGAAAAACGCGGCGGCGACGAGCTTGCGGAGCTCATTGCCCGGCACCGTCTCAGCGGCGCCCTCCCCTTGCTGAGCGGAGAAAATCTGGCGGGCATCATCCTCCTCGGCCCGGCCATCGCGGCCGGCGATGTGTTCACCAAAGAGGACATCGACCTGATGACGGCGCTGGCCAGCCAGTCCCACACGGCGCTGCAAAACCTCCAGCTCGCGGAAGAGCTCTCCCAGGCAAAGGAGCTTGAGGTGTTCGGCAAGATCTCCGCAAGCCTGACGCACGACCTGAAGAACCATGTCCAAAGCCTGGGCCTGATCCTCGCCAACGCCAAGAACTACATCCACGACCCGGAGTTCCAGGAGGACATGCTCGACTCGCTCTCCACGGTGCACAGCAAGATGATTCGCCTCATCGAGACGCTCCGGCAAGTTCCCCGACGCTCGTATCTGGAGCTGGCGCCGCACTCGCTGAAGGAGCTGGCGCATGAAGTGCGGCGCACCCTGCCAGGCGCGAACATCCGGATTCACGGCCAGGACGTGGCCGCCATGGCGGACCGCGGGGAGCTGGCCAAGGTGCTCACCAACCTGTTCCTGAACGCCGTGGAGGCTTCCAAGGACAACGGCCAGCCTCCCATCGAAGTGGGCGTGACCACCGAAAACGGCAAGGCCGTCATCCGCGTACAGGACCAGGGCTGCGGCATGGACCAGGAGTTCATCGCCCGCCATTTGTTCAAGCCCTTCTCCAGCACCAAGGGCACGGGTCTTGGCATTGGGCTTTATCAATGTCGAGAGATTGTTGCGAACCACGGCGGCCGGCTGGAGGTGGCCAGCACCCCCGGTGCCGGCAGCACCTTCTCTGTCCACCTGCCCCTGGCAAAGCTGCCGGAAGCGGAGCCCAAAAGCGATATTCCGGCGCGCACAACACCATAG
- a CDS encoding SDR family oxidoreductase, producing the protein MNHTTYTWLVTGVAGFIGSNILQHLLDRDQIVIGLDNFSTGHPENLDEVQAATDETAWNRFTFIEGDICDPKACAAACKGVDFVLHQAALGSVPRSIDDPIHTHESNLSGFLQMLVAARDAGVRSFVYAASSSTYGDSPLLPKVEDLIGEPLSPYAVTKLANELYAKVFSKLYGLPTVGLRYFNVFGPRQDPNGAYAAVIPAWFSALLHGSSPSINGDGETSRDFCYIDNVVQANILAAVCPSELSSGQIFNIACGKRTTLNELFQLIQQEVAKYAPDAADAEPTYLDFRPGDVRHSLASIDKARNILGYLPAIDVAEGLRLAAPWYAHRLAMSDAGAL; encoded by the coding sequence ATGAATCATACAACATACACATGGCTGGTGACGGGTGTCGCAGGTTTCATCGGCTCCAACATCCTGCAGCACCTCCTCGACCGCGACCAGATTGTTATCGGTCTGGACAACTTCTCCACAGGGCATCCGGAGAACCTCGATGAGGTCCAGGCCGCTACAGACGAGACAGCCTGGAATCGATTCACCTTCATTGAGGGCGATATCTGCGACCCGAAGGCCTGCGCCGCGGCGTGCAAAGGCGTGGACTTCGTGCTGCACCAGGCAGCCCTCGGCTCCGTGCCGCGGTCCATCGACGATCCCATCCACACCCACGAGTCCAACCTCTCCGGCTTCCTCCAGATGCTCGTGGCCGCCCGCGACGCCGGGGTGCGTTCATTCGTCTACGCCGCCTCCAGCTCCACGTACGGCGACAGCCCTCTGCTCCCGAAAGTCGAGGACTTGATCGGCGAGCCACTCTCGCCCTACGCCGTGACCAAGCTCGCCAACGAGCTCTACGCCAAGGTGTTCAGCAAGCTCTACGGGCTGCCCACGGTGGGGCTGCGCTACTTCAATGTCTTCGGTCCGCGGCAGGACCCCAACGGTGCATACGCCGCCGTAATCCCGGCCTGGTTCTCCGCCCTGCTCCACGGCTCCTCCCCATCCATCAACGGCGACGGCGAAACGAGCCGGGACTTCTGTTACATCGACAACGTGGTGCAGGCGAACATCCTGGCCGCGGTCTGCCCGTCCGAGCTCTCGTCCGGCCAGATCTTCAACATCGCCTGCGGCAAGCGTACCACGCTCAACGAACTGTTCCAGCTCATCCAGCAGGAGGTCGCGAAGTACGCCCCGGATGCTGCGGACGCGGAGCCCACATATCTCGACTTCCGGCCCGGTGATGTGCGCCATTCCCTGGCCAGCATAGACAAAGCGCGAAACATCCTGGGCTATCTGCCCGCCATCGACGTGGCGGAGGGGCTCAGGCTCGCGGCGCCGTGGTACGCGCATCGCCTGGCAATGTCAGACGCCGGAGCCTTGTAG